One window of Pyrus communis chromosome 12, drPyrComm1.1, whole genome shotgun sequence genomic DNA carries:
- the LOC137710085 gene encoding uncharacterized protein produces MEKKISVQRCRGNDSSRGGGSISAGSCNCGGSDDSCAIVGGNYNNDGDGNGGDVNGDNCGCGSSHGGYGCGGNGGCGGNYDGRDYGYGGGGNNNCSNGGGLMLVFEVVVVAVTLFDNG; encoded by the exons ATGGAGAAGAAAATTTCAGTTCAAA GGTGTAGAGGTAACGATAGTAGTAGGGGTGGAGGTAGCATCAGTGCTGGCAGTTGTAATTGTGGTGGCAGTGATGACAGTTGTGCTATTGTTGGTGGCAATTACAACAATGATGGTGATGGCAATGGCGGTGATGTCAATGGCGACAATTGTGGTTGTGGTAGTAGTCATGGTGGTTATGGTTGTGGTGGCAATGGTGGCTGTGGTGGCAATTATGATGGTCGTGATTAtggttatggtggtggtggcaacaaTAACTGTAGTAATGGTGGTGGTTTAATGTTAGTATTTGAAGTGGTAGTGGTGGCAGTCACTTTGTTTGACAATGGATGA